GGAAAAATTATTTTTCTGACCCGCTACCGTGGCGACAATGGTGGCCAGGTTGATACTCCTCAGGTTGGTTAACAGCCTATCCAAAACTTGCTAGAGTGTTCATTGGCCAAAAATCCCATTAATTCTTTTATTATTACCGCTTTGCCATGGTTAACACCTACACCGCCGAAATCCAACACCAGGGTCAGACCTATACCATCTCCGTTCCCGAGGATAAAACGGTGCTCCAAGCGGCGGATGATGAGGGGATACAACTACCTACTTCCTGTGGCGCTGGGGTTTGCACTACCTGTGCGGCGTTAATCACCGAAGGCACAGCGGAGCAGGCTGACGGCATGGGAGTTTCAGCGGAACTA
The genomic region above belongs to Synechocystis sp. PCC 6803 substr. PCC-P and contains:
- a CDS encoding 2Fe-2S iron-sulfur cluster-binding protein → MVNTYTAEIQHQGQTYTISVPEDKTVLQAADDEGIQLPTSCGAGVCTTCAALITEGTAEQADGMGVSAELQAEGYALLCVAYPRSDLKIITEKEDEVYQRQFGGQG